CTAAAGCAGCAGCATAAAATATAACACCTTGAGTCCATGATGTATTTTGGGAAAGAACCTCTCACAACCTTCAAATTAGCATGAAAAGCTAAAATATCAAGATTTCCATAGCAAAGCCTCCCACGCAACAGTGACATAAAAGTAATTCCTGAAACTTTGGAAAGTCAATAATAATATATGGTACAATAATCAGAGGTGAAGATGGGATTGTAACTAGCTTAGAATAACCAATTAAAACTCTCTCATGGCATTGATATGGCAAGTATAAACTGTAGGGTCACcacaaaatttgaaattatagaATACTATAGTAACTCTAAGAGTCGATTCTTTAATGGTACTGTTTAATATTCAGTTATCCAATGgacatttaatatatttctactcgtacttttgtaaataagtatatttataatagaagtcagtttctgtttctgtggtaaCTGTCCTACAGGTAATCCTAGCAGCTTTTAATGAAGTAGGAATGGAATACTTTTTTTGGGGAACTTGTTAAATAGAAATTCACACTTACATATTaggtatatgtatctttttttaggcTTATGTCATAGTGCAATGTTAATCTTAGTTATGGTATCTAGAAGGTCAGAATGTCACACTGTGCTGATTTGCATACTTCAATAGTCTGGAGCAGCTGAAGCAGCTAAACTATTTAGCTCTGGGAAGGTTGAAATTCCCATAAGAATTATAGTGTTTTATGGATAACATGAGAATCAGACTCCTTGAAGTATAACTACTAGAGGTATTACTCATAACAAAGggccaaaaaaagaggaaaaatttctTCAAATGATTATGGATCAGTACTTTTAGCCAATTTATGATTTTAACTTTTGCCTGATGGAGTTCAATTTCATTCTAGTCGAGGCATTCTTGCTCTTCACCACTGGCCCTTCTGCCATCCATCCTCTTTTCTTTATGGCTGTTGAAAATTTTCCTCATCTCTTCTTCGTACTTGATAAAATTCTCCCCAAACCTTGTCCAAGCTTTGAATGGAACAGTAATAGTATTACGGTAAGGTGGCCTCACCTCACTTACCTTCAGGAAAATTCCATATTTATTAGAGCCCACATCAAAGTAGAACCTTTTATTGTCCACTCTGAAAGAAGTCCCCTCTGGGAGTTCGACTGGGTCATCGTCTCCACCTCTGCGTTCTTCTATGTCCCCTTCGCCATAGTCTTCAATGAGCTGAACCAAGGCATCCCGAAACTCAATCATCCCTTGTGCTGGGAGGACGATAGTCTGCTCTTGGCCCAAAGTGTGGCCAAAATAACCTATCATGCCAGTTCCCCGGATCATGGTTTGTCTTATCCTTAGGAAGCGACCCCGTTGATTTTCCTTTAGGTCTAGATAGTATTTCCTATTGTCCCTCTCTATGTAGTCTGTTTTGAGGACACTGTGAGGGTGCTCTTCGGACCCCACAGAGACTGGTGGGGAGGGTGCTGCGTGCTTCTGTCTCCTCCTGGAGCTTTGCTCTTTGCCGTGACCATGCTCTTGTCGGTGGCCTTTCAGGCCCAGGTGGGCATAGTGCTCGATGAAGTCCCCTAGACAGTCCTTCAGCTCCGCGGCCACAGACAGGGAGAGGGTCAGTTTACTCTTTCTGATATTGTCTTGCCGGCCTCTCCCTATCCAGACTTCAGCTATCTTTAGGAACCGGCCCCGGGAGCTTTGCTTCACATCTAGGTAAAACCTCTTTTTCTGGATGTCCACCCTTTTGGAGGCCAGCTCCTGGATTTCGGCTGCGCCCCCAGCTTGGTTAGGGGTGGCTGAAGCCGCGTAGTAGgggtagtgggagtgctgggccTGGGGATAGAGTCTACTCTTGCTGAGGCCAGAGCCCCCTACATTCTTGCCGCCGCGGCcacggccgccgccgccgccgccgcctccccttCGCCTGGCTCTTTCCATCTTCAGCTGCAAGTGACAAACAGACacacggggtggggtggggtaggggaggagTGTTGAGAACAATCGCAGACGCCCCTCGGCCTGCgctgccccagcctctgcccGGGAACCCCACACCTGGCCGCTCTTTGCGCGGCGCCGGCCGCCGCAGCGCCAGGACGgtccgcggcggcggcggcgggcggcgggcggcgggcggcgggcggcgggcggcgggcggcgtcTCCCGGCTCCACACCGGGCACACAGCATCCCTCCGCCGCCCCTGGCCTCCCGCTCCCGCTCGCCGCCGGGCCGCCCGCCTCGGGCTGGACAGCCCCCGGGGCCCCAGCCAGCACACACTCACATCACCACTGCTGCCATCACCGCCTCCGCCGATGTCCTTCgaggccgccgccgccaccgccgccgcctcCAGCTCTCGGCCCCTCTGTTGcagccgccgcagccgccgccccCTGCCTGCTCCCCCGCCGCCGCTCGCACTGCCCCACGCCGGAGCAGCCGGGCAGGGGCATCGCCTGCGGCGCCCACCGCCGCCGCCCCTCCTGCGGCTGCTGCGGGGGCCGCCGCCTCTGTTCGGGCACCGGCCCGCGGCCCGCGGGAGacaggggggcggggaggggggcggggaggggggcggtgggAGGCGGGCAGTGGGCCCCGCCTCCTCCAGCACAGCCCGCTGAAGGGAAGACCGGGTATCCGCTCTCCCCTGGGGCCCGCTCTAACGGAAGCCCAGCGCGTGGGATCGGAGCGTGAGCGCGAGGTGACCGGACAGGTGTGAAGGTGGGGATAAGAACCCGGGTGGCGAGAGTGTTCTGACTTCTCCAGGTTCCGCCGGGACGTAGGACTCTGGCGGCCCACGGGCACCCACAAGGAGACTACACTTCCCTGAGTGCTCAGCGGCGGCGGGAGTCTTCCGCGCATGCGTCTCGCGTAGCCCGCCgggccagggtgggaggggctgcagcgCGGCGCTCTGGGAGTGGTGGACTGGGGGCCGACGGACCCcggagggaggggtgggaaggtcCGTGTCCTAGAAGTGACGTATGCTGTGTGCGCCGTGACGCTCCGGCGTGGACTCTGCCCCGCGGGAATAAGGTTGATTGAATTGTTGTCCAGCATGAGTGACTGGGTTCCAGGCAATGCCGTTGGGACGCTGCACAAGTCGTCCAGCTGAAGGAGAAGTCCCGTTGAACTGACTCTTCTCACGGTAACGTGTCCTCCCCAACCCTGCTTCCACCTCCAGACCCTTGAGGTATCATTCTAGCCTTCTCCGACACTGGCGGTGCTCAGTCCGGCAGAGCAGGCCCCTGGGCTGTGTGTGGGATATTCCTTAGAGACGGAcatcttccttctccctttccaccTCCCAGGCACCCAGCCCATTTTGTGTAGTGTGACAAGTTATGTTGGATTTTTTGAGTTCAAAGCATTGAATCCTtaatggtttgttttgttttccctggtTTAATTTGAGTTGTTTTCTGGATATGTTTGAGTATGTAAAAATTCTCCCTATGGAAGAGGATATTAGAATCCTTAGGATGTTAATTTAGTGGTCTTTAAGTCAGAGTACTAAGGATTTTGTATAGTTCGGTGCGTTAACTTTTAGGGAGCTGAAGGTCGGTGTGGGTAGGGCATTTAGATTTTCATGCCACTGAACAGTGGTCTCCCTTTGttaattcaacagatatttattgagcgctgctctaggtactggggataccatcaatgaacaaaacaaacacaaatcgCTCGTTTTTGGAGTTTGCATTTTGGAGAGAGATAGGCAATGAGTCAAAAGCCTGGTATATCAGAAGGTGAAGAGTGTCAGTGGGGGTAGGGAGCTGCAGTTTTACAGTAGGTGgtcagggtggtcagggaaggcctggcTGAGAAGGTAATTTTTgagtaaagacctgaaggaagtgagagagCTAGTCCTGTGGCTATCTGAGGGAAAGGaaagtgcaaaggctctgagggaGCCTGCATGGTGTGTCCGCAGAGCAGCCTAGGAGGCCAGTAAGTTAGAGCAGGGTGAGATAGAGAATTGTAGAAGATAAAGTCAGACAGATTGTGTAGGACCTTGTATGCAATTTTGAAAATTTGGGTTTTCATTCTGAGGGAGGTGGGAAGCTACTGGAGAGGTTTGTCAGGGAAACACCATGATCTgaatgatcttaaaaaaaaaaaattgtaaaatgtatataacaaagtttgctaatttatctattttttaagtgTACGATTCAGTGACATTAATTACACTCACTGTTACACAACCATAACCATTATTTCTAAAACTTCTGCATCACCCCAAGCAAACTCTGTAAGTGGTtaattaagcaataactccccatttccccctctgcccagcccctggtaacctctggTATactctctatgaatttgcttattctaggTAGTatatacaagtggaatcataatATTGGTCCTTTTGCAtcggacttatttcactcagcataatgctctcaaggttcatccatgtcgtacCATGTATTAgcacttaatttccttttatagctgaatactgttccattgtgtgtatatactatattttgtgtatccattcatcttttgacaGACAGTTgggttttttctcccttttggttattgtgaataatggtgcACTGAACATTGGCTTACAAGGATCTGCTTGAGTccctttttccaattcttttttggtctgtacctaggagtggacttgctggatcatatgataattctgtgtttagctcttttttttttttaatttttaaaatttattttatttatttttggctgcgttgggtcttcattgctgcgcacaggctttctctagttgtagggagcgggggctactcttcgttgcggtgcacaggctgctcactgtggtggcttctcttgttgcagagcacgggctctaggcacgcaggctcactagttgtggcgcacgggctcagtagttgtggcgcacgggctcagttgctccgcactggaccagggcttgaacccatgtcccgtgcattggcaggcggattcttaaccactgcgtcaccagggaagtccctatgtttagctttttgaggaactgcagaACTGTTTTTCACGGTGGTAGAACCATTTTACATCCAACCAGCAATGttataagggttccaatttctccaaatcctctcaaaaacttgttattt
This genomic window from Phocoena sinus isolate mPhoSin1 chromosome 21, mPhoSin1.pri, whole genome shotgun sequence contains:
- the PURG gene encoding purine-rich element-binding protein gamma isoform X1 yields the protein MERARRRGGGGGGGGRGRGGKNVGGSGLSKSRLYPQAQHSHYPYYAASATPNQAGGAAEIQELASKRVDIQKKRFYLDVKQSSRGRFLKIAEVWIGRGRQDNIRKSKLTLSLSVAAELKDCLGDFIEHYAHLGLKGHRQEHGHGKEQSSRRRQKHAAPSPPVSVGSEEHPHSVLKTDYIERDNRKYYLDLKENQRGRFLRIRQTMIRGTGMIGYFGHTLGQEQTIVLPAQGMIEFRDALVQLIEDYGEGDIEERRGGDDDPVELPEGTSFRVDNKRFYFDVGSNKYGIFLKVSEVRPPYRNTITVPFKAWTRFGENFIKYEEEMRKIFNSHKEKRMDGRRASGEEQECLD
- the PURG gene encoding purine-rich element-binding protein gamma isoform X2, producing the protein MERARRRGGGGGGGGRGRGGKNVGGSGLSKSRLYPQAQHSHYPYYAASATPNQAGGAAEIQELASKRVDIQKKRFYLDVKQSSRGRFLKIAEVWIGRGRQDNIRKSKLTLSLSVAAELKDCLGDFIEHYAHLGLKGHRQEHGHGKEQSSRRRQKHAAPSPPVSVGSEEHPHSVLKTDYIERDNRKYYLDLKENQRGRFLRIRQTMIRGTGMIGYFGHTLGQEQTIVLPAQGMIEFRDALVQLIEDYGEGDIEERRGGDDDPVELPEGTSFRVDNKRFYFDVGSNKYGIFLKLTNYPKSRGNIHPFHCCQIQHKEQPYDTTKTVEE